tttggttgtgcatagtgtagtctatggtgttgctagggaacagcaccctcttaaaagaaggaggaggtgaagatctcctgcacatggattgcctctcttgctgcgttgttggaccccatccttgaaacatcctgcagagcagcagactcctcctctgggacacggcggcgagctgcagatcccctcctggtcctcgtgtccatcctcatgaagttacgcaggacacaggtagccttcacacatcTGAACtcctccaggaggcagtcccagatgaccctggtcacccaaccttgcagtgccctacacggcaactgtaggcaatcgtttggaaggaatctccagttacaaggtatctgtaggaatatggaagacaatataattattagacttttacatcaccaggtcattgtggattactaaagtataatatccataataacaaatcatgataacattggattgatagatgcatgggcacacatatgtacatgtgtagcatgtgacaataacacGATCATATCAGGACggcatcacaaatgaatacataaataccacttgaagcttgatgatgagttgatcatttgaatcagctgtgcagtgctgagGCAACAACAACAATGTGCCTCTGAgtccccaggactgagaaccactgctcttcattgggacctcttcatatgTAGACTGGCTTTCATAGCGCTCTTTATCTGAGGACAAAAAACCTCACAAGAAACTCACTTCATTATAGTGAAattacaccacactgaatattatgttactattatctccgtcctcacttctagggacaggaactacacaaaagtacctgccctatccagaatagtctcctctctcactgacagttggggctgctatcctttcaccctcctccatggctgttagctagctacctacaaatgcattgGAGTTagttttttacagtgataaatacatcaagatagctagctaatatgaagttagacAGCTGatgatatttaattcacttagTTATCTATCTATATAgtattagctagccaactagctagctcatttagcaggtcatttgagttagcctgcactgcagctagttagctaataatacATCGTTTCTTTACATTTCCAAAATctatttacttacttgaataggttctcccagccatgtggaCAACTGGAAACCGGGCAGCAAAGTTGGTCCCCAGAGCGTTTTAGAGGATATTACTATTGAACTATGTACCCATTTAATAAacagaccttcatacaaacttgctctGCTGAATTCTTGACGGATTCACAACGGGAGGCCTAAGCAGCATCTagtccatctgctgactggacgaggaaaatgtacattttattttcagacaacaaGTTAACTCTAGGGTACTCTCTAGGAATTCTTGagacatccctaccctaaaccctaaccttaacccctaacttaaccattttaaatgtcaacttcaacggACTAGGGACGTCCCAAAGATGTAtcgctacctgaaaatacatgatctaagtcaggggtgtcaaactcattccacggagggcctagtgtctgcagggttttgttttttcctttcaataaagccctagacaaccaggtgtggggagttcctaactaattagtgatgttaattcatcaatcaagtacaagggaggagcgaaaacccgcagacacttggcccccgtggaatgagtttgacacctgtgatctaagtgattgatagttagtATACATcagtcataaagccttatttactttaatgaactactaaaatagtgattttgtcagacagcatagacagcagctctacactttattgactgactgatccagtcatccttccatccctcctcagccttcctctcctctgaagacccagtgagggtggagctcagtcagagagctgttgagggactggttaggaagaacacttctacagccagagaggtgagaggtcacacatggtttagatggtaaatatttatgtcccCTTAGCGGTTCATCACGTCAGAaaaagggaatatgttccatcatctatgtttatttacattagtgcaaattgtattggtgtaatttctcaGCCCTTTTCGCTGTATGAAAGTTAATTTCCCCCcaggcacacacatttgttctttgatattatgaaggtaatttgtatcaaatgtacttttccccactcattcaccccatctctttaTATTGAGTATTTatattcagtggcctgactgcatccagactatgtcaaaggcccatcctggtagatctgaacctaatgcagcttggagtgatcggatgacagaagtcacatttaggtgccaggtgtaactgaggccatagatgctccatatccactactttgagtgttttatataatatgactgaATGTAtttctttctgtgttgcaggggcagtcaagaaatggaacgaCAAGGCCaaagaacatgacataagcagagctgtgggaaaccacctcaagcccccggtagagccgggggtggtgtttaccactccaccagcagagctgtgggagaccacctcaagcccctggtagagccgggggtggtgtttaccactccaccacgccttcagcaggcttgaaaagtgggattgatactgattttcatactaagatggaccaacagtctgttgattggtcagtcacTGGGTTCAATTGTTgacatcaaatcaagctttatttatacagcacatttcacacatggatgcaacacaatggcttcacaggagaaaacaatgaaaataaactgaaatacttAGTAGACAAAAATAAcaggataaaaaaaacagaaaattaTCAACTGAAAGACCAATGAGCAttctaaggaaatgccattgattaaaacactAATTGGATGaaatatccaacccaaaatataagcttgttttttaggaggggttctcaaagacactatgggggtgtcgaCTGAAAGTTGACTcgtaacaactgggacctaaaagacaccaactatgagacccactaaatctgtcCAAGAAGaagcaaacaaaataaaaaaagagggaaacaaaataaaataaaaacaataaacttaaagacaggaagcaaaccaaaaaagtggagcaactaaaggtgttgactctccacatctatcaagacaactggagcactgggccagacactcttaaatagaacctggaccagctcaggtgaaacaccttcccactaacgagatggacaagccagcacaggtgtaacacatactgactaacgagatagCACGTAGGGCGCATTGATTGGTGCTAACAAGCTagacgtgctaaagtccaacctcaaaacataaatgaaaaaaatataattactttCTATAGAATCTTAAAACTCaccagcttctagaactctcgtcctcCTAAAACTCTCATCGCCTTGGAcaaaactcaaatcaaattgtattagtcatgtctgatttcaagagctCCTGCAATATCccgagcttctctctcttttcagggttcactcgataggcatgttgttggatcggggcccagtccccaatgtcatgtcattccacggagggcctagtgtctgcaggtttttggtttttcctttcaataaagccctagacaaccaggtgtggggagttcctaactaattagtgatgttaattcatcaatcaagtacaagggaggagcgaaaacccgcagacactcggccccccgtggaatgagtttgacacctgtgctctagtaCATGTGAGAATGAtccctgatattctaaaagcaggATAACAATTTCAATATAATAGTACCCAAAAATTGTCAGCTGGTTGCATAAATAACTATGACTAAATGTTACATaaattgtaaatatgaaaatcaaaaccaaatgtacacccctttgttaatataTATTGGCAATACTTCACTTAAGggtgaggcatggaataataaaacatgtatcttttgtcaggctgaatgtttgaagtatgaggtgatttgagtcatgcttcttcagtattggaataaagacaattagcacTTGAATGTTTTCAataaatactggagtgatgtagGATTGTTCataaaattgattatagaccaatttattatataacatgtattttctgatgttgaatccgagatcttttatcagattatCTCTGGTCACAGCTATATCTTCCCACATTTATTACTGCTATAAGGTTTCTgtcctgtgtgttttctctggtgtatagttagatatcTAAATCTGGTAAATCTcatcccacattgaccacagctaaaaggtttctctcctgtgtgtgttctctggtgtgaagtcagagagctagatgtagtaaatctcttcccacattgatcacagctataagatttctctcctgtgtgtgttctctggtgtttagtCAGAGAGCTAGAttcagtaaaactcttcccacattgatcacagctataagatttctctcctgtgtgtgttctctggtgtttagtCAGAGAGCTAGAttcagtaaaactcttcccacattgattacagcaataaggtttctctcctttgtgtgttctctggtgtaatgtcagctggtcagatctaccaaaactcttcccacattgaccacagctataaggtttctctcctgtgtgtgttctcttgtgtgatgtcagctggccagatctaccaaaactcttcccacattgatcacagctataaggtttctctcctgtgtgtgttctctggtgtaaagtcagatggccagatgcagtaaaactcttcccacattgatcacagctataaggtttctctcctgtgtgtgttctctggtgtaaagtcagatgGCCAgctgtagtaaaactcttcccacattgatcacagctataaggtttctctcctgtgtgtgttctctggtgtaatgtcagctggatagatgtagtaaaactcttcccacattgagcacagctataaggtttctctcctgtgtgtgttctctggtgtttagtCAGCGAGCTAGAttcagtaaaactcttcccacattgattacagcaataaggtttctctcctgtgtgtattctctggtgtgaagtaagagcgctagatgtagtaaatctcttcccacattgatcacagctacaaggtttctctcctgtgtgtattctctggtgtgaagtaAGAGCGCTACATGTAGTaaagctcttcccacattgaccacagctaaaagatttctctcctgtgtgtgtccgctGGTGTACTATCAGGCTTTGTAGGtgagtaaaactctttccacattgattACAGGTATAagttttctctcctgtgtgtattctctggtgtttaGTCAGCGAGCTAGAttcagtaaaactcttcccacattgattacagcaataaggtttctctcctgtgtgtattctctggtgtgaagtaagagcgctagatgtagtaaatctcttcccacatagatcacagctaaaaggtttctctcctgtgtgtgtccgctGGTGTACTATCAGGCTGTtcagctgagtaaaactcttcccacattgattacagcaataaggtttctctcctgtgtgtatcctctggtgtaatgtcagctggctagatgtagtaaatctcttcccacattgatcacagctataaggtttctctcctgtgtgtgttctctggtgtaatgtcagctggccagatgtagtacatctctttccacattgatcacagctgtaagatttctctcctgtgtgtattctctggtgtaatgtcagctggtcagatctaccaaaactcttcccacattgaccacagctataaggtttctctcctgtgtgtgttctcttgtgtgatgtcagctggccagatctaccaaaactcttcccacattgatcacagctataaggtttctctcctgtgtgtgttctctggtgtaaagtcagatggccatatgtagtaaaactcttcccacattgatcacagctataaggtttctctcctgtgtgtgttctctggtgtaatgtcagctggatagatgtagtaaaactcttcccacattgaccacagctataaggtttctctcctgtgtgtgttctctggtgtacagtcagattgctagatgtagtaaaactcttcccacattgatcacagctataagatttctctcctgtgtgtgttctctgatgaattttaatgcctgaggaggtgaatctcttcccacagtcagagcagcagtgagttctcttccctgtggatctctgctggtgtttcttgaggagttctgatctggagagactcttctctgcctcttcagcatcatgaggttgttgaggctccccagaggatccacgatagtcccttatctctcctgtgtgaacaacaaagtcagatgattaaaggcccacaacagcggtaatccactgtaaaaggtgatgccaacagagtagccatgatgttgtacaacaattgatgtctgtaatgaatgttacaATTATTTAACAATAatcttaaaatgagcaagaatagtcatagtttgtcttgttttcacattagtagtaaaatcaatgattgtaggctagaaataagttattcaagTTGTTtaaactctaagcagtgtgccagacgacttttggtctccaatataggcccctttctgtgtttgctaaaactccagcacgagggcgatgcaacacaacttgattgtagaaactcctccctgctaatgaggaaaccactagttatggatgtagtatatctgctaatgaggaaacccctagttatggatgtagtatatctggtaatgaggaaacccctagttatggatgtagtatatctggtaatgaggaaaccactagttatggatgtagtatatctggtaatgaggaaaccactagttatggatgtagtatatc
This window of the Salvelinus fontinalis isolate EN_2023a unplaced genomic scaffold, ASM2944872v1 scaffold_0178, whole genome shotgun sequence genome carries:
- the LOC129844132 gene encoding zinc finger protein 850-like, whose translation is RGSSGEPQQPHDAEEAEKSLSRSELLKKHQQRSTGKRTHCCSDCGKRFTSSGIKIHQRTHTGEKSYSCDQCGKSFTTSSNLTVHQRTHTGEKPYSCGQCGKSFTTSIQLTLHQRTHTGEKPYSCDQCGKSFTTYGHLTLHQRTHTGEKPYSCDQCGKSFGRSGQLTSHKRTHTGEKPYSCGQCGKSFGRSDQLTLHQRIHTGEKSYSCDQCGKRCTTSGQLTLHQRTHTGEKPYSCDQCGKRFTTSSQLTLHQRIHTGEKPYCCNQCGKSFTQLNSLIVHQRTHTGEKPFSCDLCGKRFTTSSALTSHQRIHTGEKPYCCNQCGKSFTESSSLTKHQRIHTGEKTYTCNQCGKSFTHLQSLIVHQRTHTGEKSFSCGQCGKSFTTCSALTSHQRIHTGEKPCSCDQCGKRFTTSSALTSHQRIHTGEKPYCCNQCGKSFTESSSLTKHQRTHTGEKPYSCAQCGKSFTTSIQLTLHQRTHTGEKPYSCDQCGKSFTTAGHLTLHQRTHTGEKPYSCDQCGKSFTASGHLTLHQRTHTGEKPYSCDQCGKSFGRSGQLTSHKRTHTGEKPYSCGQCGKSFGRSDQLTLHQRTHKGEKPYCCNQCGKSFTESSSLTKHQRTHTGEKSYSCDQCGKSFTESSSLTKHQRTHTGEKSYSCDQCGKRFTTSSSLTSHQRTHTGEKPFSCGQCGMRFTRFRYLTIHQRKHTGQKPYSSNKCGKI